From one Lycium ferocissimum isolate CSIRO_LF1 chromosome 7, AGI_CSIRO_Lferr_CH_V1, whole genome shotgun sequence genomic stretch:
- the LOC132062380 gene encoding uncharacterized protein LOC132062380: MDCCDRGFIEAQSKVKVTQVLWKMPENGWIKINIDRTSRGNPTRSSWEICIRNEYGDVIQAQAKEMEDPQSTTTEAEALAILQALRFVRANPMDQIRIETDSLLVKNIIQRTWEVPWKVVSMVEEIWKIMEEKMVVVEYIYMERNVTPKKILCRLRCE; the protein is encoded by the coding sequence ATGGACTGTTGTGATAGAGGCTTTATAGAAGCACAATCGAAGGTTAAAGTGACTCAAGTTTTATGGAAAATGCCTGAAAATGGATGGATCAAGATAAATATTGATAGGACTTCTAGGGGTAATCCCACGAGAAGTTCATGGGAAATCTGTATAAGGAATGAATATGGGGATGTCATTCAAGCTCAAGCTAAAGAAATGGAGGATCCTCAGAGCACTACCACAGAGGCAGAGGCACTAGCAATTCTACAGGCACTCAGATTTGTGAGAGCTAATCCGATGGATCAGATCAGGATTGAAACTGATTCATTATTGGTGAAAAACATAATTCAGAGGACGTGGGAAGTTCCATGGAAGGTTGtcagcatggtggaagaaatatggaagattatggaagagAAGATGGTAGTGGTTGAGTACATTTATATGGAACGAAATGTTACACCTAAAAAAATTTTGTGTCGTTTGCGTTGtgagtaa